In one window of Erythrolamprus reginae isolate rEryReg1 chromosome 1, rEryReg1.hap1, whole genome shotgun sequence DNA:
- the CHRM5 gene encoding muscarinic acetylcholine receptor M5 codes for MEDKLHSNLTITNGSTSSQKTLEGHSLWEVITIATVTAILSLITIVGNVLVMISFKVNSQLKTVNNYYLLSLACADLIIGIFSMNLYTSYILIGHWSLGILACDLWLALDYVASNASVMNLLVISFDRYFSITRPLTYRAKRTPKRAGIMIGMAWLISFVLWAPVILCWQYLVGERTVPPGECQIQFLYEPIVTFGTAIAAFYIPVSVMTILYCRIYKETEKRTKDLAELQGSSSVTEFETIKPQKTLLKSCFSCRQQNLTKRDQSQASWSSSSRSTSATAKASQIQNTCQDWSRAEQLTTCSSYASSEEEEKCPPDPVFQVAYKTPVKGKVDEQKEEKKEAFINEQHKENDYDTQKYFLTPTKSQVQKSNKCVAYKFRLVVKAGGATETNNGCRKVKITPCSASLSKDASIKNMDPNLSNQITKRKRMVLIKERKAAQTLSAILLAFIITWTPYNIMVLVSTFCSDCIPSTLWHLGYWLCYVNSTVNPICYALCNKTFRKTFKLLLFCQWKKKKIEEKLYWQGNTKLP; via the coding sequence TAATCACCATCGCTACTGTAACGGCCATCTTAAGTTTGATAACCATTGTGGGAAATGTTCTAGTAATGATATCATTCAAAGTCAACAGCCAACTCAAAACAGTGAACAATTATTATTTACTCAGTCTTGCCTGTGCAGACCTTATAATTGGAATATTTTCTATGAATCTTTATACGTCATACATATTAATAGGGCACTGGTCTCTTGGAATTTTGGCGTGTGATTTATGGTTAGCACTCGATTATGTAGCTAGTAATGCTTCAGTAATGAATTTGTTAGTTATCAGTTTTGACCGATATTTTTCTATTACACGTCCTTTAACTTATAGGGCTAAACGCACACCCAAAAGAGCTGGGATTATGATTGGTATGGCTTGGCTGATTTCTTTCGTTCTGTGGGCACCTGTAATCTTATGCTGGCAGTACCTTGTAGGGGAGCGAACTGTCCCACCTGGAGAATGTCAAATACAATTTTTGTATGAGCCTATTGTTACCTTTGGTACCGCAATTGCTGCTTTCTATATCCCGGTTTCAGTGATGACTATTTTATATTGCCGCATTTACAAAGAGACTGAAAAACGAACCAAGGATTTAGCCGAGCTTCAAGGCTCCAGTTCTGTGACTGAGTTTGAAACAATAAAGCCTCAGAAAACACTGCTGAAATCTTGCTTTAGCTGCAGGCAACAAAATTTGACCAAAAGAGACCAATCTCAGGCTTCATGGTCTTCATCCAGTCGAAGTACTTCTGCCACAGCCAAGGCATCTCAGATTCAAAACACCTGCCAAGATTGGTCGAGGGCAGAGCAACTAACCACTTGCAGCAGCTATGCGtcatctgaagaagaggaaaaatgcCCGCCCGATCCAGTCTTTCAAGTAGCCTATAAAACCCCTGTAAAAGGGAAGGTTGATGagcaaaaagaagagaaaaaggaagctttCATCAATGAGCAACATAAGGAGAATGACTATGAcacccagaaatattttctaacccCAACCAAAAGTCAGGTGCAAAAAAGTAATAAGTGTGTAGCTTATAAGTTCCGGTTGGTGGTTAAAGCTGGTGGTGCAACAGAAACTAACAATGGTTGCCGAAAAGTCAAAATTACTCCTTGTTCTGCCAGTTTATCCAAAGACGCTTCCATCAAAAATATGGATCCTAATCTAAGTAATCAAATTactaaaaggaaaagaatggtTCTTATAAAAGAACGTAAAGCAGCCCAGACTCTAAGTGCCATTCTTCTAGCTTTTATAATTACCTGGACTCCCTACAACATAATGGTATTAGTTTCCACATTCTGCTCAGATTGCATTCCTTCAACATTGTGGCATCTTGGCTATTGGTTGTGCTACGTCAACAGTACTGTGAACCCAATTTGTTATGCTTTGTGTAACAAAACATTCAGAAAAACCTTTAAGTTGTTGCTCTTTTGtcaatggaagaagaaaaaaattgaagaaaaattaTATTGGCAGGGTAATACAAAGCTGCCTTAA